One Gelria sp. Kuro-4 DNA segment encodes these proteins:
- the rnc gene encoding ribonuclease III, whose translation MSEGRGLEKLKATLAAWQVPVEPALLEEAVTHSSYAYEHGTRSNERLEFLGDAVLELVISEKLFKDRAADPEGVLTRLRAALVCESTLAVWAGELALAEAVYLGRGEEAQGGRQRPALLADAVEALLGAVYLSGGLPAARALVERLAAPFWNGIEEIKTDCKTELQERLQQGGEVAIEYRVLTASGPDHARTFTVGLFVDGTERARGTGASKKEAEQEAACRLLQELGAG comes from the coding sequence GTGAGTGAAGGGCGCGGGTTGGAGAAACTAAAGGCCACGCTGGCGGCCTGGCAGGTGCCGGTGGAGCCGGCCCTGCTGGAGGAGGCCGTAACCCATTCCTCCTACGCTTATGAACACGGGACCCGTTCCAACGAGCGCCTGGAGTTTCTCGGCGATGCGGTGCTGGAGCTGGTGATCAGCGAAAAGCTCTTTAAGGACCGGGCGGCGGACCCGGAGGGTGTGCTGACGCGCCTTAGGGCCGCCCTGGTTTGTGAGTCCACCCTGGCCGTGTGGGCCGGCGAACTCGCTCTGGCGGAGGCCGTATACCTGGGGCGGGGTGAAGAGGCCCAGGGCGGGCGGCAGCGGCCGGCGCTGCTGGCGGATGCCGTGGAGGCCCTCCTGGGTGCGGTTTACTTAAGCGGCGGGCTGCCGGCGGCGCGGGCCCTGGTGGAGCGGCTGGCGGCTCCCTTTTGGAACGGAATAGAGGAGATAAAGACGGACTGCAAGACAGAGCTGCAGGAACGGCTGCAACAAGGCGGGGAAGTGGCCATCGAATACCGGGTGCTCACCGCCAGCGGGCCGGACCACGCCCGCACCTTTACTGTGGGCCTTTTTGTCGACGGGACCGAACGGGCCCGGGGTACAGGCGCGAGCAAAAAGGAGGCCGAGCAGGAGGCGGCCTGCCGCCTGCTGCAGGAGCTCGGGGCGGGCTAG
- a CDS encoding stage V sporulation protein S yields the protein MEVLKVSAQSNPKSVAGALAAVLREHGAAEVQAVGAGAVNQAVKAVAIARGFVAPNGMDLVCVPAFAEIEIDGEERTAIKLLIGPR from the coding sequence GTGGAAGTACTCAAAGTTTCAGCTCAATCCAACCCTAAATCAGTAGCGGGTGCTCTGGCGGCTGTCCTCAGGGAACACGGCGCGGCAGAGGTTCAGGCGGTGGGCGCCGGTGCGGTGAACCAGGCCGTCAAGGCGGTGGCCATTGCGCGCGGCTTCGTCGCCCCGAATGGCATGGACCTGGTTTGTGTTCCTGCCTTTGCCGAGATTGAGATCGATGGGGAGGAGCGCACGGCGATTAAGCTGCTCATCGGCCCGCGTTGA